Proteins from a single region of Rhizobiales bacterium GAS188:
- a CDS encoding NAD(P)-dependent dehydrogenase, short-chain alcohol dehydrogenase family translates to MGTGRKVAVITGASQGIGAALVKAYRERNYRVVATARTVKEANDNNVLAVPGDIADRKTAERAISEGVRRFGRIDTLVNNAGVFIAKPFTQYTEADYAAILGVNLAGFFHITQLAIAEMEKQGGGHVVQITTSLVDHAISGVPSVLASLTKGGLAAATKSLAIEYAKRGIRVNAVAPGVIKTPMHPVETHEALGALHPVGRMGEIADIVDAILYLESATFVTGETLHVDGGQSAGH, encoded by the coding sequence ATGGGTACCGGAAGGAAAGTTGCAGTGATCACGGGCGCATCGCAAGGAATCGGCGCCGCTCTCGTCAAGGCGTATCGCGAGCGCAACTACCGGGTGGTCGCAACGGCGCGAACCGTCAAGGAGGCGAATGACAACAATGTTCTCGCCGTCCCCGGCGACATCGCCGACCGGAAAACGGCGGAGCGGGCAATCTCCGAAGGCGTGCGCCGGTTCGGGCGCATCGACACGCTCGTCAACAACGCCGGCGTCTTCATCGCCAAACCCTTCACCCAATATACCGAGGCCGACTACGCTGCCATCCTGGGCGTCAACCTCGCCGGATTCTTCCACATCACGCAGCTCGCCATCGCCGAGATGGAAAAACAGGGCGGCGGGCACGTGGTCCAGATCACCACGAGCCTCGTCGACCACGCGATTTCCGGCGTGCCCTCGGTCCTCGCATCGCTGACGAAGGGCGGCCTTGCCGCAGCGACTAAGTCGCTCGCAATCGAATACGCCAAGCGAGGTATTCGGGTGAACGCGGTAGCGCCCGGCGTCATCAAGACGCCAATGCACCCGGTCGAGACCCACGAAGCGCTTGGAGCCCTTCACCCGGTCGGGCGCATGGGCGAGATCGCCGACATCGTCGACGCCATCCTCTATCTCGAATCGGCCACCTTTGTGACCGGAGAGACCCTTCACGTCGACGGCGGGCAGAGCGCGGGCCACTGA
- a CDS encoding isoquinoline 1-oxidoreductase, alpha subunit, whose product MAILTINGEQKPFDAPPDMPLLWVLRDILGLTGTKFGCGIAQCGACTVHIDGKPVRSCMLPVGAVRDRAVTTIEGVGATPAGAKVQKAWLDLEVIQCGYCQSGQIMSAAALLAATPNPDDSDIDAAMAGNICRCGTYVRIRAAIKQAASARRS is encoded by the coding sequence ATGGCAATATTGACGATCAACGGTGAACAGAAACCATTCGATGCTCCACCCGACATGCCATTGCTCTGGGTGCTGCGTGACATTCTCGGTTTGACCGGAACGAAGTTTGGTTGCGGCATCGCGCAATGCGGCGCTTGCACAGTGCACATCGACGGCAAGCCGGTACGCTCGTGCATGCTGCCAGTCGGTGCGGTACGCGACCGCGCCGTCACCACCATCGAAGGTGTCGGTGCGACTCCTGCCGGCGCGAAAGTGCAGAAAGCCTGGCTCGATCTGGAAGTAATCCAGTGCGGTTATTGCCAGTCCGGCCAGATCATGTCCGCAGCGGCTCTGCTCGCTGCCACGCCGAATCCCGATGATTCCGATATCGACGCCGCGATGGCAGGAAATATCTGCCGTTGTGGAACCTATGTGCGTATTCGCGCTGCGATCAAGCAAGCGGCTTCCGCACGTCGGTCGTAG